Proteins encoded within one genomic window of Plasmodium cynomolgi strain B DNA, chromosome 11, whole genome shotgun sequence:
- a CDS encoding hypothetical protein (putative), with the protein MKKIKFRSFTQIVAVSIKKDKYVKFSRLNLSELLHFIHGHLSEESDVKTWNSIFLQVDKLVSKKGGGEEYKAELSAFFDKLMNMEYYAVLHHLKDVDESVKNNILNGAFFECLVLSLRGRDITHLHERVRRQGVVGGVGRGEEEGGKEAELGDSPQVGSGSPAEVTRGDPAQIAKKRESKVKSYMKNLKHLLNIPGSRRGSKGGLSALEEQQWQSDGEEKRLDRFGDKEEASCANNLSSFRVDTEKDVTMIRRWFTLLTHFSSKSEHVPMLRDYLNKIFRKHIDELIRKEYFSKTVHQMTNQINSKSVHALIMTYEKKLDQMEAYDFSYSLIILLRFMVFSHSLFNRIVDHAIGNPLVKLKSEKNLIRFIKSSNMNDLYNSTFSIFIKKLNKRLKFYSLENLLFLSECLGKVIFMPSTQNQVLHVFINKLRYYIDNSLDFSTVNNETLIRLFKISSFFSFVPEMEIFVSSATKGSRKARRFVSGEVSVPSKGTLVGEPEEVVSPSGEAEKAPGGSCPPGGEAKKASEGGTCPPGGEAKKASEGGTCPPGGEAQRSPVKDSPSPTGNKKILKSRNDDTVDEKSKKKSICFNLSEKRVINYYYDKSEERETHTHAFAHPRNLLKSYDLLQVKDNVYDVNSYLLNYSFYHDLGKKHKKNKFLLKNIVMLLCERIDKSLDDVARELREGVPAWNEAGKEVTPKKSCPTWSRDKLMNEIKHMNEKNAERDGKCPGGDSTHKESELYKRYLIFYDFSVLSDVVKFTHFSINTNKHTYELVKSIKRRLEEMLLFYDLSGVSKRGTEVTMRSGSGEYDSKMKNITTFQLYHFYCACKNFSPSFLFEFFDTLLKLTPKMSIIDIDDKAVDLFSKKKMNRMEHLEIFEKVKDRNVTIPFVVSLLRSLRIIISSSLFLTNDILSEHVSTMVQYSYYVLLFYYYNKDRRRRDVKSGSDLRDAGEEEWLAGGVRTVPGNAHYGTHSAGEGTSARPPLGNSEHADDEEDPICESTSKGGTAGGSPIGEYVKNQQENGQHSHSFGSGRPQGGSQTEGGQRDEDSDCSIISNVMKSTKKERKVCLFDNVYMEDLCNTYLCLSTSLYFLNRTEEKSNQVKHLIYLEERFLKLVTKVKYMKYLSDNLIFFLFKSSCTLKLEEAFDGIIPSLKLPNRRSKKTSELLSSITHSQKVKILSVPAATAFFLCKIKLSMSGRGGKEEVNVLRMENTRKLFEILIDDYKLLANCVEQSFINRGREGVYGGGEAVYGGGEAVYGGGEAVYGSGESFHGEEYSSDNSHISNQSTSFRGRPRKDFSVEHPPDGSSQYGVAPRKRRTYSYLPYLVSNKVGMKENIHFEDLIGDMFFGAHEVKTLYELQSTLLKTVKYLEAAQINLKVNYKITQIQKIHNDLLGYLSELSNVVKDCLYIVFLSQPYIHKSPKKYTTKNLVNYFINKCKFVSDYNIFDDCNNKSFNEMKRNKYMANELCR; encoded by the exons atgaaaaaaataaaatttaggAGCTTCACACAAATCGTTGCCGTatcgataaaaaaagacaaatacGTGAAATTTTCCCGATTAAATTTGAGCGAATTGCTACATTTTATACATGGGCATTTATCAGAGGAGAGCGACGTAAAAACGTGGAacagcatatttttgcagGTAGACAAATTGGTgtccaaaaaaggagggggcgAAGAGTATAAAGCAGAATTGAGCGCCTTTTTCGATAAGCTCATGAACATGGAGTACTACGCTGTGCTTCACCATCTGAAGGATGTCGACGAGAGCGTGAAAAACAACATTTTAAATGGCGCCTTTTTCGAGTGCCTCGTGTTGTCCCTCAGGGGGAGGGACATAACGCATTTGCACGAGCGGGTGCGGCGGCAAGGAGTGGTAGGAGGAGTGGGaagaggagaggaagaaggaggaaaagaagcagagCTGGGAGACTCGCCACAGGTGGGAAGCGGCAGCCCGGCAGAGGTCACACGTGGCGACCCCGCGCAGATCGCGAAAAAGCGCGAAAGTAAGGTAAAATCGTacatgaaaaatttgaagcatCTTTTAAACATCCCAGGCAGCAGGAGGGGTTCCAAGGGGGGGTTGAGCGCACTTGAGGAACAGCAGTGGCAGTCAGacggtgaagaaaaaagattgGATCGGTTCGGGGACAAGGAGGAGGCATCGTGTGCGAATAATTTGTCCAGTTTCAGAGTAGACACAGAGAAAGACGTAACAATGATCAGGAGGTGGTTTACCCTGTTGACCCACTTCTCCAGCAAATCTGAGCACGTCCCAATGTTAAGAgattatttgaataaaatatttaggaAGCATATTGACGAGCTGATTCGAAAGGAGTATTTTTCCAAAACAGTGCACCAGATGACGAATCAGATAAACAGTAAAAGTGTGCACGCCCTTATAATGACGTATGAAAAAAAGCTGGACCAGATGGAGGCATATGATTTTAGCTACAGTTTGATTATTCTCCTTCGGTTTATGGTCTTCAGTCATAGTTTGTTTAACAGGATTGTTGATCATGCTATTGGGAATCCTTtagtgaaattaaaaagtgagAAGAACTTAATCCGTTTTATAAAGAGT TCCAACATGAATGATTTGTACAATTCTaccttttctatttttattaaaaagttgaACAAGAGATTGAAGTTCTACTCGCTAGAGAACCTACTTTTTTTGTCCGAGTGCTTGGGCAAGGTGATTTTTATGCCGAGCACGCAGAACCAGGTTCTGCATGTCTTCATTAATAAGCTTCGGTACTACATCGATAATTCTTTGGATTTTTCCACTGTAAATAATGAGACGCTTATTCGCCTTTTTAAGATAagctccttcttttccttcgtCCCCGAGATGGAGATTTTTGTGAGCAGCGCGACAAAGGGGAGTAGGAAGGCACGCAGGTTTGTAAGCGGCGAGGTGTCTGTGCCGTCGAAGGGCACCCTCGTGGGAGAACCCGAAGAGGTGGTCTCCCCATcgggagaagcggaaaaggCACCAGGAGGGTCATGCCCcccagggggagaagcgaaaaaggcATCAGAAGGGGGAACATGCCCcccagggggagaagcgaaaaaggcATCAGAAGGGGGAACATGCCCcccagggggagaagctcAAAGGAGCCCCGTGAAGGACAGCCCGTCTCCCacggggaacaaaaaaatactcaaGAGCAGAAATGACGACACGGTGGATgagaagagcaaaaaaaaaagcatatgcTTTAACCTGAGTGAGAAGAGAGTGATTAATTATTACTATGACAAATCGGAGGAGAGAGAGACACACACGCATGCCTTTGCGCATCCCAGGAATCTGCTGAAGAGTTACGACCTGCTTCAGGTGAAGGACAATGTGTACGACGTGAACAGCTACCTCCTGAATTACAGCTTCTATCACGACTTGGGGAAGAAGCATAAGAAGAACAAGTTTTTGCTCAAAAATATAGTGATGCTTCTGTGCGAGCGGATTGATAAGAGTTTGGATGACGTTGCGAGGGAGCTGCGTGAGGGGGTTCCTGCGTGGAACGAAGCGGGGAAGGAAGTGACCCCCAAGAAGAGCTGCCCCACCTGGAGCAGAGACAAACTGATGAACGAAATAAAACACATGAACGAGAAGAACGCCGAGCGAGATGGCAAGTGCCCCGGGGGTGACTCCACCCACAAGGAGAGTGAGCTCTACAAAAGGTACCTCATTTTTTACGATTTCAGCGTGCTAAGCGATGTAGTGAAGTTCACTCATTTTTCTATCAATACGAATAAGCACACGTACGAGTTAGTCAAGTCGATAAAGCGGAGACTGGAGGAAATGCTTCTCTTTTATGATTTAAGTGGAGTGTCCAAGCGGGGAACTGAGGTGACTATGAGGAGTGGGTCAGGGGAATATGACTcaaagatgaaaaatattaccaCTTTTCAGTTGTACCACTTTTATTGTgcttgtaaaaattttagtccTTCTTTCCTATTCGAATTTTTTGACACCCTGTTGAAGCTGACCCCCAAGATGAGTATTATAGACATAGATGATAAGGCTGTCGATTTGTTtagtaagaaaaaaatgaacagaatggAACATCTGGAGATCTTCGAGAAGGTGAAGGATCGTAACGTGACCATCCCCTTTGTTGTCTCCTTGTTACGATCGTTAAGGATAATCATTTCATCGAGTTTGTTTCTGACAAATGACATACTTAGTGAGCATGTGAGCACCATGGTGCAGTACTCGTACTACGTGTTGTTGTTTTATTACTACAATAAGGATAGGAGGAGGCGTGATGTCAAGAGTGGCAGTGATTTGCGGGACGCGGGCGAGGAGGAGTGGCTAGCCGGGGGGGTGAGAACTGTGCCAGGGAATGCTCACTATGGGACACACTCTGCGGGGGAGGGAACCTCGGCCCGACCTCCCCTTGGTAATAGTGAACACGccgatgatgaggaggacccCATTTGTGAGAGCACATCCAAGGGAGGCACTGCAGGGGGGTCACCAATAGGGGAGTATGTGAAGAATCAACAGGAGAATGGCCAACATAGTCATAGCTTTGGAAGTGGACGACCACAGGGGGGTAGCCAAACGGAGGGTGGCCAGCGTGACGAGGACAGCGACTGTTCAATCATCTCGAATGTAATGAAgtcaacaaaaaaggagagaaaagtATGTCTCTTtgataatgtatatatggaGGACCTGTGCAACACGTACTTGTGCTTGTCCACATCGCTATACTTCCTAAATAGGACGGAGGAGAAGTCCAACCAAGTGAAGCATCTCATTTATCTCGAGGAGAGGTTCCTTAAGTTAGTAACCAAAGTGAAGTACATGAAGTACTTATCggataatttaattttttttctatttaaatCTTCGTGCACGCTGAAATTAGAGGAAGCATTTGATGGGATCATTCCGTCGTTGAAGTTACCCAATCGGAGGAGTAAAAAGACGAGCGAACTTCTCTCCTCCATAACGCATTCGCAGaaggtgaaaattttgagtGTCCCAGCAGcgactgcattttttctgtgcaaAATTAAGCTATCCATGTCGGGTAGGGGCGGCAAGGAGGAAGTGAATGTCCTTCGGATGGAGAACACGAGGAAGCTGTTTGAGATCCTTATCGATGATTATAAGTTGTTGGCGAACTGCGTCGAGCAGTCGTTCATTAATAGGGGGAGAGAAGGGGTCTACGGTGGAGGTGAAGCGGTCTACGGTGGAGGTGAAGCGGTCTACGGTGGAGGCGAAGCGGTCTATGGTTCAGGCGAATCGTTCCATGGGGAGGAGTACTCATCGGACAATTCGCATATTTCCAATCAGAGCACCTCCTTCCGAGGGAGACCCAGGAAGGACTTCTCCGTGGAGCACCCCCCGGATGGAAGCAGCCAGTATGGAGTGGCCCCACGCAAAAGAAGGACCTATTCTTATTTACCCTACCTTGTGTCAAACAAAGTGGGCATGAAGGAAAACATCCATTTCGAAGACCTCATCGGAGATATGTTCTTCGGAGCACACGAGGTGAAGACGTTGTATGAACTGCAAAGCACGCTGCTAAAAACGGTGAAGTATTTGGAGGCTGCCCAAATTAACTTAAAggtaaattataaaataacgCAGATTCAGAAGATACATAATGACCTCTTGGGTTATCTCTCCGAGCTCTCCAACGTCGTTAAGGACTGCCTCTACATCGTCTTCCTCTCCCAGCCCTACATTCATAAGTCTCCCAAAAAGTACACCACCAAAAATTTGGTTAACTACTTTATTAATAAGTGCAAGTTTGTAAGCGACTACAACATTTTCGACGACTGCAACAATAAGTCCTTTAACGAGATGAAGCGCAACAAGTACATGGCCAACGAGCTCTGTCGCTAG
- a CDS encoding hypothetical protein (putative), giving the protein MTTEEVSQAGTAQGGSEQLEKNEPTIEGTSKAEEKNEDVQKRFEALNNTIENMNIHFNTILKDNEEKYILAFNTYMYDVQKEIRVLKKIVKEEKIRELKDERVKKLQKELKWYINECLRLDNVSQFLKKEAEKWKRNSELMKNHMLFLEKKLAKMYDKVILKGETGVGAETGVAAETGVAAETGAGAETGTHAKEGPFYRKEGSAQKRNAAPRKAQKRDQYGGGAHCAGQSEGGNAECTPKNKAKMEENNSKELQHKVANLEKKLKKQININCSLQEKLTKHYIEKSQYEKLFMECAQQIKKDLAKLAMSNDKEKYVEENFTSLMDEAELSYFTKEEKKKLLVSFFSSNDLIQFVKKTVFCKERASFDLQSKNSYPSTAIKYQKR; this is encoded by the coding sequence ATGACAACGGAGGAAGTGAGCCAGGCAGGCACTGCGCAAGGGGGGAGTGAAcagttagaaaaaaatgagccaaCAATAGAGGGAACAAGCAAAGCTGAAGAGAAGAATGAAGATGTACAGAAAAGGTTCGAAGCCCTAAATAACACCAtcgaaaatatgaatatcCATTTTAACACGATTCTAAAGGACAATGAGGAGAAATACATTTTGGCATTCAACACCTACATGTATGACGTACAGAAAGAAATACgcgttttgaaaaaaattgtcaaggaagaaaaaataagggaGCTAAAGGACGAACGGGTGAAGAAGCTGCAAAAGGAACTTAAGTGGTACATAAACGAGTGCCTACGGCTGGACAACGTTTCCCAGTTCTTGAAAAAGGAGGCGGAGAAGTGGAAGAGGAACAGTGAACTGATGAAGAATCATATGCTGTTTTTGGAGAAGAAGCTCGCCAAGATGTATGATAAGGTGATTCTGAAGGGGGAGACGGGGGTAGGAGCGGAAACAGGGGTAGCAGCAGAAACGGGGGTAGCAGCAGAAACGGGGGCGGGAGCAGAAACGGGAACGCACGCGAAAGAAGGGCCCTTTTACAGAAAGGAGGGCAGCGCACAGAAGAGAAACGCTGCACCAAGGAAAGCGCAGAAAAGAGACCAATATGGTGGGGGCGCGCACTGTGCAGGACAGAGCGAGGGCGGCAACGCCGAGTGCACACCGAAGAATAAAGCCAAGATGGAGGAGAACAACTCTAAGGAGTTACAGCACAAGGTAGCCAATTTAGAAAAGAAACtgaagaagcaaataaacataaattgCAGTTTACAAGAAAAACTTACAAAGCATTACATCGAAAAGTCGCAGTATGAAAAACTGTTCATGGAATGTGCgcaacaaattaaaaaagaccTAGCGAAATTAGCCATGAGCAATGACAAGGAGAAGTACgtagaagaaaatttcacGTCTTTAATGGATGAAGCAGAATTGAGTTACTTTaccaaggaggaaaagaaaaagttgctcgtgtcctttttctcctccaacGATTTGATCCAGTTTGTGAAGAAAACCGTTTTCTGTAAGGAGAGGGCGTCCTTCGATTTGCAGTCCAAAAATAGCTACCCCAGCACAGCCATCAAGTACCAGAAACG